In the Longimicrobiaceae bacterium genome, GCACCTGGTCGCGGGGGACCGCACGCCGCAGCCGACAGCCCTCGGACAGACCCATCGGCAGCAGGTTATCCTCCCGGACTACCTCGGCATTCTCGCACTGGCCGTACGTCAGGTACCCACCGCATCCGTCCAGCTCCTGCCCGGGGGAGAGATCCACCTTGGCGGTGGCTACGACCTCGACCACCGGGGCGCCGAGAGGAGCAATGGTGGCGTCACCGAAGAGGACCGCCCGGGCCACCGTGTTGTGCACCTCGTAATGGCAGAGGTGATACGGCGTGTAGAAGCAGTAGAGCGGCCCCTCGCCCAGCTTGTACAGATTGAGATAGTGGCGCTGGATCGGGTGATCGTGGGTGCCCAGGACGAACACACCAGGGCCGGGTGAAGCACCCACCACGTAATCGACGATGCCCTCGCTCTGCAGCAACTCGTCCGCGGAATAGAGCGCGGCAGCCTCCTGAATGGACGTCCCGGCCGGAACCGTATGGCCGTACATTCCGCGACGCGCCACCCGCATGCCCGTCGCATTGGCCACGATTGCCTGTTCGAAGGAGATCTTGGTCCCGTCCGCGAACGAGGTGACCATGCGGGGGTTCTGTCCCCAGCGACGGGCAAACCCTTCCTGGGTCGTTGGGTTGCGATAGGGGTCCTGCAGGCCCTTGATGTTGCCACACAGCACGGGGCGTACGCCGATGCCCTTCACGAACCGGTACAAGTTCAGGATCACCCCTGGCTGATCGCCGTCGGCGTTGGTGATCACGACCCCCGCGCGATCGGCATACACCTTCAGGATGGGACCCACGGTTCCATCCAGCTCGGCGTTCATCATCACCACGTGCTTGCCATGGGCGATG is a window encoding:
- a CDS encoding Gfo/Idh/MocA family oxidoreductase, giving the protein MHIVDTALQRRHEEGRPIRVGMVGAGFMGRGIALQMLNWVPGMELVAIYSRDPAQAERAYREAGVTEPVRVDSTPALDAAISRGRRAIVEDPRALCRAEGIEAIIEVTGAIEFGAAVVLEAIAHGKHVVMMNAELDGTVGPILKVYADRAGVVITNADGDQPGVILNLYRFVKGIGVRPVLCGNIKGLQDPYRNPTTQEGFARRWGQNPRMVTSFADGTKISFEQAIVANATGMRVARRGMYGHTVPAGTSIQEAAALYSADELLQSEGIVDYVVGASPGPGVFVLGTHDHPIQRHYLNLYKLGEGPLYCFYTPYHLCHYEVHNTVARAVLFGDATIAPLGAPVVEVVATAKVDLSPGQELDGCGGYLTYGQCENAEVVREDNLLPMGLSEGCRLRRAVPRDQVLTMADVEIPPGRLCDRLRLEQDQYFSDADREVSELRREENLVPSTTHL